A stretch of DNA from Acinetobacter sp. C26M:
CTCAAACAAAGTGATTATGCGCTGCTTAACTTGATGGCAAGCTATGACATTAGTCCAAATCTCAGTATTCAGGCCAATGCCAATAACGTAACTGATAAAAAATACTTAAACAGCTTTACTGATGGACAAGCCTTCTACGGAGCACCTGCAAATTACACCGTTGCATTCCGCTTCAAGTACTAATTAAGACCAATAAAAAAGCCCCTTATTCAAAGGGGCTTTTTTATTAGGAATTTTTAAGCAGCAACCGTGCTATTTGGTTTATTTGCTAAATACACATCTAAGCTTTCGATTTCGCTTGGCGCAAAGTTGAGACCCAATTTTGAACGTCTCCACAAAATATCTTGGCTAGTCGTTACCCACTCAAAGCGACATAAATAATCCACTTCTTTCGCATACAAGCCTTGACCAAAATGCTGACCTAACTGCTCAACCGAAGTTGCTTCACCCAAGATATTCCAGATACGTGAACCATAAGCAGATGCCCAACGTTTTGCCAAAGCCTCAGATGCATCGGTGACTTGTGCACGAATCTCTTTCGCCAACTGTTCAGCTGATGCCATATTTTCACCACCAGGCAAAGCTTCTGTCGCTGTCCAACTGCCCTTCATTTCTGGGAAAAATGCTTTGAGCTGCTGCATTGCAGATTCTGCCAACTTACGATAAGTCGTTAACTTACCACCAAAGACTGAAAGTAACGGTGCCTGATCTTCCGCTTCTTGCGATAAAGCCAAAGTATAGTCACGGGTAATGGCAGATGGATTATCCGATTCATCGTCACATAATGGACGTACACCCGCAAAAGTAGAAATAATATCGGCTTGGGTTAACTGATTTTTGAAGTGCGCATTGCTTACCTCAATCAAGTAATCAATTTCTTCTTGGGTGATTTTTACTTGTGCAGGATCACCTTGATACTCACGATCCGTGGTTCCAATCATGGTGTATTGGTCTAAGTATGGAATCGCGAACACAATACGACGATCATCATTCTGCATGATAAATGCTTTGTCGCCTTCATAAAGCTTCGGCACAATGATATGGCTACCTTGAATCAAACGAATGCCATATGGTGATTTAAGCTGTAAATCTTGCTTAATGAATTGTGCAACCCAAGGGCCAGCAGCATTCACTAAAGCCTTAGCTTTGATCTGGAATTGACCTTGTGCATTTTCCAAATCAACGATCCAGTATTGCCCTTCACGTTGTGCAGATAGGCAACGGGTACGCGTCACAATGTCTGCACCCTTTTCACGTGCATGCATGGCATTCAACACGACCAAACGAGAGTCATCTACCGCGCAGTCTGAATATTCAAAACCGCGAGTAATCGCAGCGTTTAATGGGCTGTCTTCTTTAAAATAAACGTTGTTCGAACCCAATAACTTTTCACGTTTACCCAAGTGATCGTAAAAGAACAAACCTGTACGAATCAACCACGCTGGGCGTAAGTGTGGACGATGCGGCATGATAAAGCGCATAGGACGGATAATGTGTGGTGCTTTTGCCAACAATACTTCACGCTCAGCCAGCGCTTCACGGACTAAGCGAAACTCTTTGTGTTCAAGGTAACGTAAACCACCATGGATTAACTTACTACTTGCAGAAGAGGTATGGCTAGCCAAATCATCTTTTTCACAGAGGAATACAGATAAACCACGACCTGAAGCATCCGCTGCAATACCAACACCGTTGATACCGCCACCAATCACAGCAAGGTCATAAATTTTTTCATTTGACTGAGGAGAAGTTTGCATAAATCACCGCAAATATTCATTATTGTTCAATAACGAACATTTAAACACGTGAAATGAAAATAAACAACAAAAAACAGTCAAAAAAATGCCAATTTATAGACATTTTTAGATAAATGGTAAAAATTGAAAATGTATATATTTAAAAAAGGATCGACTGGCAATATCAAGACTGCTCAACGTTATAGCATTATTCTTATTGAAATATTCTTGAGCCAAAAGGGCTCAGCTCAAGAAAAGTAACAATTTTTCGGAAATGAAGATTTACTTGGCAACAATCAGCCCAACATCCAAATCGCGAATGGTTTTCATAAACTCATCATTCGGCTGTTGATCGGTAAAAATACAGTCGACTTGCTTCAGTGAACCTAAACGGATCATCGCATTACGACCAAACTTACTGCTATCCGCGGCAAGGAAAACTTGGCGAGCACTTGAAACAATCTCTTGAGATACGCACACTTCTTGGAAGTCGAAATCCAACAAAGTACCATCTTCTTCAATACCACTGATCCCCACCAATGCGTAATCTGCCTTAAACTGCTTGAAGAAATCCGCAGTCGCTTGACCAATCACTCCACCATCTGGACGCACACGCCCACTGGCAATCAGTACTTCAAAGTCTTCTTTGGTGCTGAGAATTTTGGCAACATTGAGATTATTGGTAATAATCCGCAAACCTGTATGGTTTAACAATGCATGTGCGATTGCTTCGGTTGTGGTTCCAATATTAATAAACAAAGAAGCATGATCAGGAACGGCTGCAGCAACTGCGGCTGCAATCATTCTCTTTTCTTCTAACATATAACCAACACGCATCGTATATTCAGTGTTTTCCACACTCGAATCATGCGCTGCACCACCGTGATAACGTCTCAACAAACCCTCATCCGCCAATTGATTAATATCCCGACGGATGGTTTGTGGAGTGACATCAAAATGCTGAGCAAGCTCTTCAATACTGATATAGCCACGCTCTCTCACTAGTTCGAGGGTTTTCTGTTGGCGTAGTATCAAGCTCATGCTCATCCATCCTGTGTTGTTTTAGATCATATTAAATGGGTCTATTTTAGCTTAGTCTTCCGCCCAATCACGAGTACGTCCGACAGCTTTTAACCAACCTTTATAGAGTTTTTCAGTCACATCCTGACTACACTCTGGTACAAAGGTATTTTCGATGGTCATTCTACTCTTCAATTCATTCAAATCCGACCAGAAACCGACAGCCAAACCAGCCAAGAATGCCGCACCCATGCCCGTTGTTTCTTTCATCGCAGGACGTTCTACTGACGTGCCCATGATATCGGCTTGGAATTGCATCAAGAAGTTATTGTCAGTCACACCACCATCAACACGCAAGGTACGCAATTTCTCACCTGAATCCTGCTGCATGGCATCCAATACATCACGCGTTTGATAAGCAATCGACTCCAATGTGGCACGAATAATATGTTCAATACTTACACCGCGGGTAATACCCAAGATCGCACCACGTGCTGTTGGATCCCAATATGGTGCACCTAGACCTGTAAATGCAGGCACCACATAGACACCATTACTGTCTTTTACTTTGGTTGCATAGTATTCAGAATCATGCGAATCATTAATCGCTTTCAGTTCATCACGCAACCATTGCACACATGAACCACCATTGAACACTGCACCTTCCAGTGCATAGTTCACTTCACCACGTGGACCACATGCAATCGTCGTCAATAAACCATGATCAGATTGCACAATGCGTTTGCCTGTATTCATGAGCAAGAAGCAACCTGTACCATAGGTATTTTTTGCTTGACCCGCTTCAACACACATTTGTCCAAACAATGCAGCCTGTTGATCCCCTGCAATACCTGCAATTGGAATCCCAATTTCCTGACCACTAATGGTATGTGTATAACCGTAAATTTCAGAAGAACCACGAACTTCAGGCAACATCGCTTTAGGAATATTTAATGCTTCAAGCAGTTTATCGTCCCATTCAAGCGTTTCGATGTTGAATAACATCGTGCGAGATGCATTGGTATAGTCAGTCACATGCACTTGACCATTGGTCAATTTCCAAAGCAACCATGTATCAATCGTACCAAATAAAAGCTCGCCACGTTCTGCACGTTCACGGCTGCCTTCAACACGATCCAGAATCCACTTAATTTTAGTTGCAGAGAAATATGGATCAAGAACCAGACCAGTTACTTTATGAACGTAATCTTGCCAGCCATCTTGGCGAAGCTGATTACAAATTTCATTGCTTTGTCGGCTTTGCCATACAATTGCATTGTAAATAGGTTTACCTGTCTTTTTATCCCAGATGACAGTGGTTTCACGTTGGTTGGTAATCCCAATCGCTGCGATTTGCTCACTTGAAATACTTGCTTGCGCTAAAGCTTCAACCCACACTGCACTTTGAGTCGCCCAGATTTCCATTGGATCGTGCTCAACCCAACCTGGTTGTGGGTAAATTTGCGTAAACTCACGCTGAGCAATACTGATGACATTCGCATCGTGATCCAATACGATCGCACGTGAACTGGTTGTACCTTGGTCAAATGCAACCACGTATTTTTTTTGACTATCTGTAGAGATCATGACATACCTATCCAGACTTGCTTATGTATAGTGCAATAAATTAAACGCCCGTTAAAAAACGGGCTCAAATACTACAAAAAAGCAATGACTTCTGTATTAAATAAAAAACTTGGCAGATTATATGCAAAATTGTTCGAAAACGAAAATTCTTTCTTTATATTTGAAGCTAAAAAACGATGAATAGCCTGTGTTTTAAAGATTCCTCACAATAAAAAACTTATTTTATGCGATACTAAAACCAGAAATAACAGGATCATTGATATGAAAAAAACCAATTTATTGCTAATTATGAGCGGTGCTCTTATTCTTTCAGCCTGTCAAAGTAGTCCACATCAATACAATGGCACAACAGGCTATCAAATCGAAAATAAAACAGCCACCTCTGCAACCGTTGCCTATACTTTAGCTGCGCGTAGCAATAGAGATCTAGATGAGAAGAAATTACAACACGCATGCAAGCAAATTTTAGGTGTAGACAAGACCTATAAACTCGCAGTGCTGAGCGTCAATGAGATCGCCAATCCAGCGCAACAAGAACAATATGGGGTAAAAATCGGTAATAGCCGTGCAACATTTGGTTTATCTAATTCCCCAGATTTAAATAATAGTGAAGGCTACGCAACCCGTCAGGCACTTGAAACTCGCCCAAGTACACTTAAAGTTGTTCGTTATACCTGTTCTTAAGTTCTTTACTTAATTAATGAAAGAAAATGGATGTATTCCATCATTTAGAATACATCCAACTCATCTTATTCTTTTAACACATCACGAATCGATGAGTCCTTATCAAAAACAGATTTTGAAAAAGGACATAATGGAATTACCTTCACTTGGCGTTCACGGACAAATACAATCAGTTCATCCAGCAGCTTGCGTCCTACGCCTTGACCACGAAATGCTTCATTGACATCGGTATGGTCAATAATCAGCATACTATCCCCCGCCCATGTATACGCCATTTCACCTGCAAGTACTTCACCTTCGAAAAGCTTAAATGCACCGTGTTTGCCATCATCAACTTGCTGAATACCCATACACCTTCCTTTTTAGTCAAACATTCTTTTAGGAAATAGAATAAATAGCGATTAAAGGAGATCGCTTTATTTCATTTCAATGTTTTAGCATGAGCAGCAACACTGTTGTGTTGAGATTTGATAACCTCTACACAACTAAGCGTTTGGGATCACGAATATTTATTTGGTGCGGTAAAAGCTGACGTTTCTAAACTCTTTGGCTTCATCCAAATCTGGCCAAGTACTTGCACTACGTTCATCAATTTTTAGATATTGAGGATGACTAAAGTTTTTGACTCGGCTATCAGCGACCCATACTTCAGGTGCAAACTTTAAGAACTCATCCAGAAAGAAACGATTAGATTGGTCATACAACACATCTGCTGCCAATAACACATCAACCTGATCGGACTGATACAAATCATCTAGATATTCAAGTTCAACATCATTCAATAATGCATTTTCACGACAGGATGCGAGGCTGACAGGATCGATATCACAGCAAATGACACGCTTTGCTCCTGCCATTTTTGCTGCAATTGCAACTACGCCTGATCCAGCACCAAAATCTAGTACCACTTTATCTTTGACATGATGCGGCTCTGCCAACAGCCATTGTGCCATCGCTAAACCAGAGGCCCAACAAAAAATCCAATACGGCGTTTCATTCCAAATCCGTCGAATCACGTCATCATCTAAACGGTCTGTTGGAAATACAGGTGGTATGAGCCATAACGAAATTGGCGTTTCGGGAAGTTGTTGTGCTAATAAATCAGTATTAGGAATAACTTGATGCAGAGCCTGCAACAAATGTTCAGGTGCTTTGGCAAATTGGAATGTACAACTCATATTTCTTTAATTCTTTAAAAAAGCCCCTCTATTCAGAGGGGCTAAAATATTAACCTAAAGCTTTTTCTGCGGCTTCTACCGTTTGGCGAATCAAAGTCGTAATCGTCATCGGCCCTACACCACCAGGAACTGGGGTATAAGCAGAAGCGATTTCTTCGATACCGACCAATTGGATATCACCAACACCACCACCATCACGTGGATGGAAACCCGCATCAACTACAACAGCACCTTGTTTGATCCAGTCTTTTTGAATCAATTCAGCTTTACCGACTGCACCAACAATAATATCGGCTTGTTTTACCAATTCTGGAAGATTTTGAGTACGAGAATGGCAAATCGTCACAGTTGCATTGGCTTGTAATAACATCATCGCCATTGGTTTACCCAAAATAGCAGAACGGCCCACGACAACCGCATGCTTACCAGCGATTTCAATTTTGTTTTCTTGCAAAATAGTCATGATGCCAGCAGGAGTTGCTGAACCATATGCCGCTTCGCCCATTGCCATACGACCAAAACCTAAGCAAGTCACGCCATCAACGTCTTTCGCCAATGAAATCGCATCGAAACACGCTCTTTCATCAATCTGTTCAGGCACTGGATGTTGCAACAAGATTCCGTGTACATCTGGATTAGCATTTAATTTTTCAATTTCAGCCAATAATTGTTCAGTTGTGGTTTCTTTTGGAAGTTCAACTTTTAATGAGTCCATGCCAACACGGCGGCAAGCATTGCCTTTCATACGCACATAAGTTGCAGATGCGCCATCATCACCAACCAAGATAGTTGCCAAGATTGGGGTACGCCCCGATTTTGCTTTTAATGCTTCTACACGTACCAACAAATCCGTTTCAATTTGTTTTGCTAATGCACGACCGTCTAAAACCAATGCCACAGCGCATCTCCAAAGTGGGTATGAATCAATTGCGTAAATAATACATGATAATTTGAGCAATATTCTTTTAGATGTTGTTTTTATGTGCATATTCGCTATAAACACTATTGTTTTTTTTTTAAAGATTGCTAATATGTGCATCACCAAGAGATGGCGGGGTGGCAGAGTGGTCATGCAGCGGACTGCAACTCCGTGTACGCCGGTTCGATTCCGACCTCCGCCTCCATTGGTAAAGCCCGAGTGGTGAAATCGGTAGACACAGGGGATTTAAAATCCCCCGCCCACAAAGCGTGCCAGTTCGAGTCTGGCCTCGGGCACCATCTTTCAGCTACTGAAATATGGTGCAAGTAAAAATCCAGCGTAAGCTGGTTTTTTTATGTCTAAAATTTAAGAGCAGATCATAAAAAAGCCAAGTTCATTGACTTGGCCTCCCTACCACTTTTGAAACTTAAGCCACTTGCTGTCCTGTTTTTACTGGCAATAGGTTTTTATCCAAACTTAATTGATAACCTCGGGTTTTATCAATCACATATTCAGGCTTTTTGATCGAATCCACATAAATCCACTGCGATTGAACTTGTGCTGCATCAAATTGAACAACCAAATACCCTCTTTGATTTAAGTTGCAATAATTCAACTCATCAATCAAAGTCGTAAATGCAAATTCAAACTGTTGAAGCTGCGCCAGTGGAATATTTAAATATTTTTCCAAACCCGGCGAAGACACCGAACTAGTTGCCAATTCTACCCCGACAAAAGCACCATCTTTACTGTATAAATTCGATGACCACGCATTATGAGTATCCCCTGCCAGTACCACTACTTTTTTCTTTAACTGTGCCAAAGTGCCATATACAATCTCACGCTCAGCAAAATAACCATCCCATGCATCTAGGTTATAAGGTGCAACTGTCAAAACACGCGCTTTTTCTTGTGCAGTTAAACTAGGATCACCTTGTAATAATCGAATTTTCAATTTTACTAATTCAGTGATTTGGGCATTCATCTTATTTAAAGTATCTGCACTCGGATTGCCTGCGGTAATCTCAGCTAAGGCAAGCAGCAGTTCTGCAGGAACCAACATCTTGGTCATTAAAATTTGCTGACCAAGCACATTCCAAGTTGCTGTTGACTGTTGCAGTTTTCCAATCAGCCAATCACGTTGGGTATAGCCCATTAAAGTACGCGCTGGATTAGTGAGATCTGCTTGGAATTTTGCAATATCCAAACCATTCGCTGTCATATAATTGGCATAATCCAACTGTTCATCACGCGCAATAATACGCGTATCCAACATCGTCAATTGAACCAGATTGCCAAAATCGAACTGGCGGTAAATCTTTGTGTGTTGATCATCGACAGGGCGAATTGGCATCCACTCAAAATAGGCCTGCAAAGCTGCCAATTTACGATCAAGGAAAGGTCCTTCATTCGGTTGATGATTTTCAGCCCCTTCTCGCCATGCATCATTGGCTAACTCATGATCATCCCAAATCACAATAAATGGATGACGATGATGCAAGGCCTGCAAGTCTTTATCTTTACGATACAGCGCATAACGTTTGCGATAATCATCTAATTTAATAATTTCTTTACTGTTATCTGTAGCTAGGCTTCGTCCCAATTTAGCTGCATCTTCTGCTGCATAGCCATCTGCACCATATTCATAGATGTAGTCACCAAGGTGAATCACTACATCGACATTCTGCTTGGCCATTTCACGGTACACATAGAAATAACCTGCTGGGTAGTTTGAACATGAACATACCGCAAAACTGACTTTTGTCGTGCTGCTTGGCAAAGTCTTGGTTTGCCCGATAGGCGAGCTCTTATCACCGAAAATAAAACGGTAGAAATAGCTTTGATCCGGTTTCAAACCTGTCGCATCAACCTTCACGGTAAAATCTTGTGAAACCGAAGTCGTTACCTTATCCGTTTTAATAATTTGCTTGAATTGCTGATCTAAAGCAATTTCCCAAGTTACTTGTAAACGTGCGCTACTGTCGCTTGGTGTCAAGCGCGTCCATAAGATCACACGATCTTGCAAGGGATCACCACTGGCAACCCCATGTTCAAAATTC
This window harbors:
- the glpD gene encoding glycerol-3-phosphate dehydrogenase — translated: MQTSPQSNEKIYDLAVIGGGINGVGIAADASGRGLSVFLCEKDDLASHTSSASSKLIHGGLRYLEHKEFRLVREALAEREVLLAKAPHIIRPMRFIMPHRPHLRPAWLIRTGLFFYDHLGKREKLLGSNNVYFKEDSPLNAAITRGFEYSDCAVDDSRLVVLNAMHAREKGADIVTRTRCLSAQREGQYWIVDLENAQGQFQIKAKALVNAAGPWVAQFIKQDLQLKSPYGIRLIQGSHIIVPKLYEGDKAFIMQNDDRRIVFAIPYLDQYTMIGTTDREYQGDPAQVKITQEEIDYLIEVSNAHFKNQLTQADIISTFAGVRPLCDDESDNPSAITRDYTLALSQEAEDQAPLLSVFGGKLTTYRKLAESAMQQLKAFFPEMKGSWTATEALPGGENMASAEQLAKEIRAQVTDASEALAKRWASAYGSRIWNILGEATSVEQLGQHFGQGLYAKEVDYLCRFEWVTTSQDILWRRSKLGLNFAPSEIESLDVYLANKPNSTVAA
- a CDS encoding DeoR family transcriptional regulator: MSLILRQQKTLELVRERGYISIEELAQHFDVTPQTIRRDINQLADEGLLRRYHGGAAHDSSVENTEYTMRVGYMLEEKRMIAAAVAAAVPDHASLFINIGTTTEAIAHALLNHTGLRIITNNLNVAKILSTKEDFEVLIASGRVRPDGGVIGQATADFFKQFKADYALVGISGIEEDGTLLDFDFQEVCVSQEIVSSARQVFLAADSSKFGRNAMIRLGSLKQVDCIFTDQQPNDEFMKTIRDLDVGLIVAK
- the glpK gene encoding glycerol kinase GlpK; protein product: MISTDSQKKYVVAFDQGTTSSRAIVLDHDANVISIAQREFTQIYPQPGWVEHDPMEIWATQSAVWVEALAQASISSEQIAAIGITNQRETTVIWDKKTGKPIYNAIVWQSRQSNEICNQLRQDGWQDYVHKVTGLVLDPYFSATKIKWILDRVEGSRERAERGELLFGTIDTWLLWKLTNGQVHVTDYTNASRTMLFNIETLEWDDKLLEALNIPKAMLPEVRGSSEIYGYTHTISGQEIGIPIAGIAGDQQAALFGQMCVEAGQAKNTYGTGCFLLMNTGKRIVQSDHGLLTTIACGPRGEVNYALEGAVFNGGSCVQWLRDELKAINDSHDSEYYATKVKDSNGVYVVPAFTGLGAPYWDPTARGAILGITRGVSIEHIIRATLESIAYQTRDVLDAMQQDSGEKLRTLRVDGGVTDNNFLMQFQADIMGTSVERPAMKETTGMGAAFLAGLAVGFWSDLNELKSRMTIENTFVPECSQDVTEKLYKGWLKAVGRTRDWAED
- a CDS encoding GNAT family N-acetyltransferase, with protein sequence MGIQQVDDGKHGAFKLFEGEVLAGEMAYTWAGDSMLIIDHTDVNEAFRGQGVGRKLLDELIVFVRERQVKVIPLCPFSKSVFDKDSSIRDVLKE
- a CDS encoding 50S ribosomal protein L11 methyltransferase; amino-acid sequence: MSCTFQFAKAPEHLLQALHQVIPNTDLLAQQLPETPISLWLIPPVFPTDRLDDDVIRRIWNETPYWIFCWASGLAMAQWLLAEPHHVKDKVVLDFGAGSGVVAIAAKMAGAKRVICCDIDPVSLASCRENALLNDVELEYLDDLYQSDQVDVLLAADVLYDQSNRFFLDEFLKFAPEVWVADSRVKNFSHPQYLKIDERSASTWPDLDEAKEFRNVSFYRTK
- the folD gene encoding bifunctional methylenetetrahydrofolate dehydrogenase/methenyltetrahydrofolate cyclohydrolase FolD; amino-acid sequence: MALVLDGRALAKQIETDLLVRVEALKAKSGRTPILATILVGDDGASATYVRMKGNACRRVGMDSLKVELPKETTTEQLLAEIEKLNANPDVHGILLQHPVPEQIDERACFDAISLAKDVDGVTCLGFGRMAMGEAAYGSATPAGIMTILQENKIEIAGKHAVVVGRSAILGKPMAMMLLQANATVTICHSRTQNLPELVKQADIIVGAVGKAELIQKDWIKQGAVVVDAGFHPRDGGGVGDIQLVGIEEIASAYTPVPGGVGPMTITTLIRQTVEAAEKALG
- a CDS encoding alkaline phosphatase D family protein — translated: MTAKISRRELIQKSLFGFGALSLSAGFTGCNDSSDQETTTLQVNFEHGVASGDPLQDRVILWTRLTPSDSSARLQVTWEIALDQQFKQIIKTDKVTTSVSQDFTVKVDATGLKPDQSYFYRFIFGDKSSPIGQTKTLPSSTTKVSFAVCSCSNYPAGYFYVYREMAKQNVDVVIHLGDYIYEYGADGYAAEDAAKLGRSLATDNSKEIIKLDDYRKRYALYRKDKDLQALHHRHPFIVIWDDHELANDAWREGAENHQPNEGPFLDRKLAALQAYFEWMPIRPVDDQHTKIYRQFDFGNLVQLTMLDTRIIARDEQLDYANYMTANGLDIAKFQADLTNPARTLMGYTQRDWLIGKLQQSTATWNVLGQQILMTKMLVPAELLLALAEITAGNPSADTLNKMNAQITELVKLKIRLLQGDPSLTAQEKARVLTVAPYNLDAWDGYFAEREIVYGTLAQLKKKVVVLAGDTHNAWSSNLYSKDGAFVGVELATSSVSSPGLEKYLNIPLAQLQQFEFAFTTLIDELNYCNLNQRGYLVVQFDAAQVQSQWIYVDSIKKPEYVIDKTRGYQLSLDKNLLPVKTGQQVA